A window of Carassius auratus strain Wakin unplaced genomic scaffold, ASM336829v1 scaf_tig00055732, whole genome shotgun sequence genomic DNA:
cactttattttcacattattttacCAGAAAAGGGGTGATGATGggaaacagatttattttttccttCAAGAACGAGTAGTGTTTTCTAGGAGGTTCAGAGCATTTGTATGAGTTTGCTGTGTGACCCCAGACGCTGCAGGTGCTGGTTCAGGGCGAGGGGCCGGACATCACCCCCGTAAAGGTGCTGAACTGTGACAGCATCTCTCAGGTGAAGGAGAAGATCATCGAGCAGGTGTACAAAAACCTGCCATACTCTCAGAGACCCAAAGTAGACAGCGTCACCCtcggtgagtgagtgagcgcaCACGTTTAATCGCGTTTGATTCCACATCCAGCACAGCCCTTCCTCATCCGCTCGTCTTCTGGTCTCTTGCTCAGAATGGCGTCCCGGATCCACGGGACAGATCCTGTCAGATCTAGACGTGACCACGCAGAAGGAGGGCAGATGGAGACGGATCAATACGTTGGCACACTATAACGTGAGCGCATCCAATGACATGCTAATGTGTTAAAGATATGACTGTCGTTTTcggttcttaaagggatagttcaccgaaaaataaaaattatgttattaataactcaccctcatgtcgttccaaacccgtgagacctccatttatcttcggaacacagtttaagatattttagatttagtccgagagctctcagtccctccattgaagctgtgtgtacagtatactgtccatcagtgtttggaataacggcgtttaaaagaacggcgttaggtaacgacattattttttcagtaacgcggtaatctaactaattacttttcccgtcgttataaccccgttaacattactggatgttaaatgcggtgcgttactatgcattgatttaataaactatgtaatctgaacgcacccctggctcacacagcgagtgaggaggtgggttaatgacgagataagcgattatgattggctaaggcagagtcatgtgtttcatggtagccaatcagagccagtgtttttacacacatgccggcacacacGCCAGCGgcgcaaaacacacacacagacacacacacacacacgcaacagctacacagaaaTTCGCAGtgagcagagatggcgagtcaggagcaatccgatgaaaagttggcattttcaaggtggagatataagcactacttcaaattcattgtggtcaaaggcaagaacgtgcatgtaatgtgtacatgcaatgtgtgacacgcatctacaaagccaTAGGCCTAAAACACTTTTcctacaaagataatacttgaagtgcaggataaagctcttgctgtctgttgatgtGCAATAAATACCGAAAGTTATGTATGAACACCTGTCTGCTCTACTCATTTTagctgacttgtgaaaactgctaaaaaaaaaaaaaaagaaaatctttgaCACATAGcaactttgtgtgtttttttttttgttttttttacactaacgcaaatagttactttccctggtaacgagttacttttattatagagtaattcagttactaactcagttactttttggaacaagtagtgagtaactataactaattacttttttaaagtaacgttcccaacagtgctgtccatgtccagaaaggtaagaaaaacataatcaaagtggtccatgtgacatcagagggtcagttatatTTTGaatcatcgaaaatacattttggtccaaaaatagcaaaaactaccactttattcagcattgtcttctcttccgtgtctgttgtgagcgcgttcgtCGTACGTCAACAGCGCAGTGAAcgttatttttagaccaaaatttattttagatgcttcaaaatattctaactgaccctctgatgtcacatggactactttgatgatgtttttcttccctttctgtacatggacagtataccgtacacacagcttcaatggagggactgagagctctcggactaaatctaaaatatcttaaactgtgttccgaagatgaacggaggtcttaagggtttggaacgacatgagggtgagttattaatgacataattttcatttttcggcgaactaaccctttaaaagtgACTTTTATGCGTGTTTGTGCTTTTAGGTACGTGATAATGCAACGGTGGTCCTTTCCAGAGTTCAGCACACACAGCAGTCGTACGACCAAAATCATGATAACCATGAAGAGAGTGAGTTGAAGTCTGTAAACCGTGTCTCACGCTCTGACAGAAGCGTCCTTCACACACTCTCTTCACCCCGACTCACAGGAAACGCCCTGCTGGAGGACGATAAAGTTTTTCACCTGGTGCGACCGGCCGATGAGCTGGACGAGATGAAATCCAAGAGAGGCAGTATAAAGGACAAATCCATGACCAAAGCCATCACAGAGATCTATCTGACCCGACTGCTCTCCGTCAAGGTACTGAGCTCCTCTTCTCACTAAAAGAGCTGCTCCTTTAGAAGAACATCATATTTGAATTGCATCATTTGTTGGTAAATCATAAAGGGTGGGATGAGATTTGTTACCTGAAACTAAATATGTCAATtgaaataataacttaatatgaatttattataCTCATGGTATTGATTctaatttttttagtttcatttgtattaaaataactcCAACTAAAGCAATAAATACAgattaaattaactaaattaacaaattaaaactaaaagaaaaaaagaaagaaaaatgcataaCAAAATGTCATTCGTAATATTAGGAAAAATTTGTTTTagcataaaataacactggattTCATCCAGATTTGTTTGGATCAAGGAGAAAATATGTTTTAGGGACAGTTattatataaatgaaatctttcaatttgaaatattaaaactgggaaagtattttaaaacaataataaaatgaatgaataataaaatgaattgcatagaccagtggttcccaaacctgtcctggcgtacccccaacactgcacgttttctttgtctccctaattaaacacatctgattcaactcatcagctcattatcacatgggttaatgagctgatgagttgaatcagatgtgtttaattagggagacaaagaaaacgtgcagtgttgggggtacgccaggacaggtttgggaaccactggcatAGACAACTGAGAGTGccactttaaaaaaatgaagaaataaatgatCAGTTTATTAATGATAATGAATTGCTCTTCAAATTGATaactaaaaagacatttcaaactttaagttctttttttaattgatttatttgacACGGTcaaattgtttattgtttatattttggaATGAACATattgttacatttgttatttttttaagaacatataatttatataaatatattattgttacattattgAACAAACTTTCTTCACAAGTTTGTATAaagtatgtaaaataaatttgattctctaaaaacatacatttatcttGTGTTATACATAATTTCAATAGATgacctttttgaaaaaaattaaagtccACTGATTAAGAAATTAATGTAGCTATGTACATGTTGATGGAAGATAAAAATGGTGCATAATCAGTTATGTTTTATGATCTTAATGTTACTGATGAACAGTCTCATTCTACAGCAGTGTTTAATGTGGGAAGCGTGTGGTATAATTAGTGTAACCACTGTAAACCTCTAGAACTCTTCTGAGTGCTGGCATGTTCTCTAACTCACAAGGTGTAAATCTGATTGTGTTTGATTGGTTCGTCACATGTCCTTGTGTTAGAGGCCGTTCGCTGTAAATTGGCCGATTAGAGAGGCTAATTACCTCACAAGTCTTTCACAGGTCTTGTACAGAAGTGATTGTGTCAGTGCTGACAGAAACACAGCGTGGAGGAGATGAGAAGCGCTCAAGTGAGCGTGTAACTTCACCTGTCAGCGTGAAAACAGCCGTGTGTGACTGTCAGTGTCCCAGCAGGCTGATGTGTGAACAATCAGATGTTTCCTGCTGCTTCTTAAGATCTGTGTTATGTTTCaggacacacacactttttttttgttgtagttgtaaatgtaaaataatatcttAATTGCTCTtcaatttttaactttttatactgAAAGTTAAGTCATATTAAGATATATTGATTATATGAATTCctttcattttgcatttatttgataaatatgcTATATTTCTCATTTATATTCTCTCTGGGGGTTTACAGGGTAAaaagacataaataaaaatgtgcaaaagtgtgtgtgtgtgtgtgtgtgtctgagtatgtgtgtgtgtgtgtgtgtgtgtgtgtgtgtgtgtctgagtatgtgtgtctgagtgggcatgtttttgtgacatatcaggacacaactctgtataatgacatgggtatgacacaggtattacaaggagagggtgacttatgaggacataacccatgtccccatttttcaaaacacttataaatcatacagaatgagtttttttgagaaagtaaaaatgcacaagtttcctgtgagggttaggtttaggggtagggttagtgaatggcgatagaatataccgtttgtacagtataaaaaccattacgcctatgggatgtccccacttttcacaaaaacaaacatgtgtgtgtgtgtgtgtgtgtgtgtgtgtctgagtacagtatgtgtgtgtgtgtgtgtgtgtgtgtgtgtgtctgagtacagtatgtgtgtgtgtctgtgtgtgtgtgtgtgtgtgtgctcttgtttttgtgtcatatcaggacacaactctgtataatgacatgggtatgacacaggtattacaaggagagggtgacttatgaggacataacccatgtccccatttttcaaaacacttataaatcatacagaatgagtttttttgagagagTAAAAATGCAAAGTTTCCtctgagggttagggttaggtgtagggttggtgtagggccatagaatatacagtttgtacagtataaaaaccattacgcctattacttttcacaaaaacaaacgtgtgtgtgtgtgtgtttttatattaaactgtctgaaattattataaaatattacaaaaaagaagaagaaaataattagaaataaatacattttaaataaaaagatataaaatattCAATAACCTAGGTTCATGGCATCAATTCTGATTAAATTCTTTCTCCCACAAAAGCCCGGGGCAGTTAGAGAGAATTTTAGTGATAACTGTGAGTTAAacaacacttttaaaatgaagtgcTAAACTGGAATcaccttgtgtttgtgtgtgtgtgttttcaggggaCGCTGCAGCAGTTCGTGGATGATTTCTTTCGCAGTGTGCTCTGTTCTGGCATCAGCGTCCCGCCGGCGGTGAAATACTTTTTCGACTTCCTGGATGAGCAAGCCCTTAGACACGAGAACGTAGATGAGGAAACCATACACATCTGGAAGACCAACAGGTGagagagcctgtgtgtgtgtgtttgtgtttgtgtgtgtgtgtgtgtgtgcgtgtgtgtgttgtgctagTCACAGCGGCGTCTCTGCTCTTCTCTCGAGAGACCGTTCGGCAAATGCTAATGCAGCGCCGCATTCATTTATTCCAGCTGATGTGCTGCCGCGGGTGCCGCGTGATTGACAGCTGCCGCTGAGATGTGAATAAATGTGTCGAGCAATATCATCACTCCAGCAACCCGCTCACAGCCAAACAAACACCTTAATTACATCCCTGCTTCATTTAACTCTTCTGTTATTATAcaccttttgtttttttctccctctctacTGTTTCTCTGCAGAGATGCAACTAGCAATATATATTCCAGAATCAGAATCtcaatgaggtttttttttttaaaccggctCACAAGAAACAAAAGCCAGAGCTGTTTAATAACCTGTTTGAAATTCCAGATCCATCTGTCCGTGTTCATGCTCCGATGGAGTGAGTATCGAGGGACGGATTGAGTGAATTATTTGCTCTGTAAATTTGTAAATGTGAGTTTATGCGCCAACCGCAGGAAAGACTGAATGGACTAAATACATAATTAGCGGTGTTTGCTAGGAGAGCGTTGCTGTTGCTCACCCCGAGGGTTAGAGATTTAAACAAACCTGTGGTTAttataaatttatacatttatacgtTTCACATAAACTATTCCTCAAATCATACAGTTTGTTCAAAAGAGGTGTGCAGCAAAGGTGTGTCATGGGACTTCTGGTTTTTGACTAAAGGAtgataaaacactgaaataaaccCATAGGTTATTTTGATTTTTGACTTCATTgcaaaatatattatgtgtaagcAGATATATTATGTACTTGACTTCTATTGAACATGAAAATTACTTTCTGAACCAAGGCTGTGGGAGTGTgaaactaaaattactaaatgtcTGTATGTTTTGTTGCTAGAAACCTTGACTATAAGAGTGAAGTATGTCATATTCACAGCTGCTTTAATACTCATCCGCCTCTCTCCGCAGTTTGCCGCTGCGTTTCTGGGTAAACATACTGAAGAACCCTCACTTCATTTTTGACGTGCATGTGAGTGAGGTCGTGGACGCCTCTTTGTCTGTCATCGCTCAGACCTTCATGGACGCGTGCACAAAAACAGAGCATAAACTCAGCCGGGTAAGTGTTTGAGAATCAGCCACAGACAAACGAACCCAGAAACACATCATTTAtcgactttctctctctctctctctctctctctctgtgtcgcCTGCAGGATTCTCCCAGCAACAAATTACTCTATGCAAAGGAGATCTCCACCTACAAAAGGATGGTAGACGAGTAAGTGCTCCAGTATTGCACAGTCTCAGCCTCCAGCTGAACGCCCACAGATGGTTTACAGACTGTCTGATGCATGTTGTGCACAAAAATGTCGAGAAGTTTCTCAGCATGATCTGATTGACTGGGTTTATGCAATATCTGGGAGTCAGAGCGACAGGTTTTTATCAGTCCTCTGGGAAACTAAGTTGTGTTTATGTTCCCAGGCAGATACCTTGAGCATTTCTGAGGTAGAACTGGTCTGCTAAAGTTAAAAGGCATCCAATCTTTTAAAGTGATTCTTTAGTAAGGAAATAAGATATGCTTAGATACACAACAGTATATTCTcctggttttagttttttttattatttaaatgcaatttaagagAGCGGTAGAGACCTTCTGACTGATATGTGAAGCAGTTCAAAGTCTGTGTTTTTTAGCTGCAGTTTGGATTGTGTTTCTGCACAGATACTATAAAGGAGTCCGGCAGATGGTGTCAGTCAGTGACCAGGAGATGAACACACATCTGGCTGAAGTGTCTcgggtgagtgagtgtgtgatggGCTTTCTGGGATTTTTAGGGAAATGAACAGATtgagtcatgtttttttttttctttttgaaatagtaatataaaacaaaaagcagCTGTGCAAATTTAGAACCCAACCCtggtagacttaaaaaaaaaaaataataataattaaaataataattaaaaattaaattaaaaacatatatgtgtataaaaattaaataaatagtaaaaataaatataaatgaattaataataatagataaatagcattaacatattttttgaaCGATTTTACAAAAGCTGACACAACATTAAAGGCTGAATGCCAAGTTTTGACATTATATCCATGTAAACGAGAAGTTCATTGAGATAATGTCCAGGAAATACACAGTCCaggtttatttatgtttgttttccaGGAACACACAGACAAACTGAACACACAAGTGGCTCTTCATCAGCTCTACCGGTACGCCAGCAAATACTACGATGGggtgagtgcacacacacacacacacacacgggttaCTGACATGAAGAACTGACAGCAGTGACATATACAAGTATACAAgaatttaagcatttttttatatatataattaatatgcaAGTGATTTGACATTAATTGAGAGACTATATGGGCGGGAAATAATTTGTCACACAGCAGGACCATTCAAATAAACAGCTAAAAGATGATTGAAAATTGAGTGGGGGAGACATCAAATAGACAGCAGGATGGATGTATAACGTGTGTGTGGTGAAGGCTCATGGTGGTTGTCTGTCTCTGTAGATCATCATGTCTCTGGATGAAGATCCCGCTGCCCAGAGTAAACAGTTAACACTGAGACTGCAGCAGATCGCCGCAGCGCTGGAGAACAAAGTGACTGACCTCTAACCCTGTCCCAACAAACGctctcagtgtgtgtttagctCATCACTATAATCAGACGTTCAATTTCTTCCTTGTGTAGAGACAAAAGGTTTTAAGAAAcgtattctatattttttttaatgtgcagtCTTTATGCAGAAAGCTTTATAAGaggaaaataactttttaaatagaCGGccttgtttcagttgtttttaaagcttctgtgtgtgtgtgtgtgtgtgtgtgtgtgtgtgtgcgtgcgtgtgtgtgtaaaaggATGCCTATATTTTGACCAAAAGGGAGCTGACTATGACCCTGCAGTGTGTGTGAGCAGGGGGCGTGCCTACAGTGAGGTCACATCTGGTCTCGTCCAATCAAAAGCAGCTGAAGGTGACAGCAGGATATGCATGGGATGTGTTCGGAGCAGCATACTAGCATGTTCCCcatactatttctgcagtatgtaCTGTTATGTGCAGGGTCTGCGAATTTTCTGTATCTGTAACATTTGCCAAAACATGCAGCATAAAGCTGCAGTCACATTTCCCACTGTTCAGTATGTTTTCACAGACAAACCTTAACACACACTGCACAAAGTACtattcccacaatgcaatgcactcatCTTGACCTCCCATTTCCAGCGTGATCTAATATCAGCTATCATTATTAACATGAACCAACAGTTGAGACACAAATTAGTGTGTGCTGCACTGCAGTATGCTAGTATGTTATTCCAAACATATCTGTTTAGACGATCAAACGGCCGTCCATTTCATAACCACCTGTTTCAGTTCAGCCGTACGGACTGTAGATCCACAAATAATCAACATAGGCAAAACGAGGTTGTCATGAGGCATTTCTCTTTTACCTGTGCAAAGCCTTTATTTCAGAAAACCGTTTTATTGTGAAAACTTTGCTACTGACTGAAATTTACTACATAAAGCACAAACAGTCGATGTACAGGACAGATTTTCGGCcatttctgaaaagaaaaagaattgcCCAAAAACAGGCTACATGCAAGAGTATAGACGTTTTAGCTACGCAAACTCCGTTTCAGCTTGCAGAGACCGTGTTTCTGGCCTGAGATGGTTGAGCGAAGCTGAAAACTGTTTGCGGCTCTGTTGGAAAGGGTTTAGATGTGTGATCTGGATCATTAATGGCTTTATTTTGGCAGGGAGGATAATGACACACTCATTTGTTTGTTATTCGCCACTAAACAAGATGGCACTATAGCACTCAGCCAAAATCCTGTTTCCAGAGAGGACAAAACCATTTACAGCTATGTGAGGTTTGCATTTGACTGAGTGTCTTAAAGACATCAAGAAAAGGCTTGAAGCTTTTCgttttgcatttatataattgATAGCATTAGTTGGAGCAGATGAGAAACGGTCTCATTTTAGAGAGCATTGTGGACAAAAGGACAATTTGTGCATATACACGACCATTCAGAAGTTTGCGGCTGGTAGGTTTCTTAAGCTGAATAATAACtgaaatattgtgatataatatTCAGAtggatatatttttaaaatgtcatttattccggtggttttcagcatcattacttcagatttcagtgtcacgtgatccttcagaaatcgttcttaTATGATTtggtgctcgagaaacatttcttattattattaatattcaaaacggttgtgctgcttcttgttttttgtgaaaagtatgatactcttttctttcttttttttgtgctaaACTTAAAGTTCACAAGAACAGCATTGATTTGAACCATATTTTCTAACATTCTaaaggtctttactgtcacttttgatgaattgagtgcatccttgctgaataaaagtattaaattctttgaagaaaaaaaatcgtaGCCTGCtcaccccaaacctttgaacggttGTGTATATTATAAAACCGAGCAATAAGGCACTAGAATATAGTCAAGGCTAGAGGGTTTTGTTTGGCGTTACAAAGCATGGCCACAATTGATTTCATTAAAgtgtttctacaaaaaaaaaatgttataaaaaatatagctCCTGAcatttatacaaatgtattttgtcaGCATTTAAAGGTACATCAGCATATAAATGACATATGCTTTCAAATCTACCCTTGCCAATTCATCTTTGATTTTAGAGGGATTGTTCAActcgtcatcatttactcaccctcctgtcGTCCCAAAAGTCGAACACAAAAGAATAGGGCTGGGTTGAAAAAATCCTCAATTTTCCTCGATCTTGACGCTTGAACAAAACTTCTCTGAACATTATTTGATCATTTGTAGCATGCATTCTTTCCAGTATATCGCAGTAAGCTTAGTGctttgttaaagctgcagtaggtaacttttgtaaaaatatattttttacatatttattaaacctgtcattatgtcctgacagtagaatatgagacagataatctgtgaaaaaaatcaagctcctctggctcctcccagtggtcctattgccatttgcagaaagtcatccgctcccggtaagaaacaaccaatcagagctgcggtccgtaactttgtttgtgttcaaaatgtagaaaaatttatataataagcgagtacaccatgaatccattttccaaaccgtgtttttagcttgtcctgaatcactagggtgcacctataataagtgtttatattcggactattttagattgctttgggggtaccgcggcggagtaacccagtaccgttgtgattcttcatagacataaacagagagaagtagttccggctacgatgttcttccgcaagacgcaagcagttctgtttattaaccgctagagcgtcaaaagttacctaccgcagctttaaatttGATAAGAAATCAAGTCTTAGCTGTCAATTCTATTACGaaataaaacatatcaaaatacaATAAGTCCTAAAAAATCATTTTCTGAAGAATCTTCGCTCGTTTCCTGCCATTAAAAAGACAAAACCAACATTTTTGAGGGTGTTCCACGCTCGTGTCGTTTTGTAACAACATGGCGGTGAGTAACTAGTTTTCATTTTTAgactgaactgtccctttaaagcagCACAAGCACAGATGCAAGTCTTCGTAGTCGAGTGTAAAGCGCTTCTTTTAGCCTTTCTGTAGCCAAAACGTgccttaaaatgtgtttaaacgtGATGGTACGGTGTTGAGGACGTCAGGGTGGGTGGGGCTTGTAGAGGTCAGAGGTCGTGGCGTATGTGAAGTGTGGTGTTAGACATCAGTAAGTGCAGTATTCAGAGGCGTGCTGTTGCCAGAATATGCCAATATATTTGAACATGCTGTATGTATAGAGCTAAAGCGCCGTTTTTAATATCTTCTGGGTGTttgtggtgagtgtgtgtgttttttagttTACCGCATTGGGAAAAATGCTCGAGCTGAATAAATGTGTGGAGGAGAATGTCGAAACGTTTCTTCTGGACAGCTGCCATTACGTTTGGTTTTTATGCAAAACGAATTCTCGATTAgcacaattgtttttattatcGCACCGACCCAAAATTGTGTTTCAATGGTGCGTATGAACAAACAATCTGTACACGACCTTTTCTTACTGCTGTGCAGTTAATATTTTATGTCCTAGAGAAAATATATGCCTTTGTATTAAAATGCTAATCTGTCTACACTGTTCTCCTGTGCGTTATGCTCTGAGAAAACTTGTTTGGTGTTGTCTGCATTTTTTGTTCTTTCACTTGTGAGTGTGGCGAGACGAGAGCAAGGTGTTCTGGGATTGCAGAGGACTACGACTGCTCTTTCTGGACTCTCGGAGGACTGATGTCGTATGTGTGAACTGTGCCACCTTTGGTCCATCATGCCGTCTGATccttatatgaataaatatacacatCCCTTTCTCAAGTGTTGGGCTTCGCCTCTTTTTCTGGCCCTTGATCTGGAGGGTCTCTAATGAATCAGGTGCTGCAAAGACGACATCTGACCTTTCATGATGAGATTTATATGGTTTCAGTCATTTGTCAGCACAGTTAATGTCTTTAAAGGAGAACGAAGCACCACAAAGATGCTTCCAGAACCAGATTTTGTCTTTTATATTAAGAGAGGACATGATGCACTTATAACTGAATTGTTAttcttaactaaaactataaaaaatatattttcagtaaataaaataaaataaaatagaaaacttaaaaaaaagaaaagaaaaaaaaagtacattacatgaaaatagaaatgttgcctttggccataactgaaataagtttaattagaagtactaaaattaaactgaaataaaaagatatataGTAATATTGGGATCCAAATGCAGGCTTGTgtgacaaatattttaaaaataataataataagcatgacaaaagcacataacaaaattattaaaacacaaacacattaatataggaaaatataaaaatagaag
This region includes:
- the LOC113090490 gene encoding LOW QUALITY PROTEIN: plexin-B2-like (The sequence of the model RefSeq protein was modified relative to this genomic sequence to represent the inferred CDS: deleted 2 bases in 2 codons), which gives rise to SLSLSQIKFGNGEWLVGSVRYERKYNLPLPIIIPAVLVPMLLIIAISVVCYRRKSQQAEREYEKVKHQLENLEESVRDRCKKEFTDLMIEMEDHTNDISEGRIPFLDYKTYTDRVFFLPSKDGANDVMITGKLDIPESRRATVTHALNQFSNLLNSKTFLINFIRTLEGRPDFNARAKVYFASLLTVALHGKLEYYTDIMRTLLLGLMEEYVHSKNPKLLLRRSETVVERMLSNWMSICLYQFLKDTAGEPLYKLFRAIKHQIEKGPVDAQVKKAKYTLNDTGLLGDDVEYFVLTLQVLVQGEGPDITPVKVLNCDSISQVKEKIIEQVYKNLPYSQRPKVDSVTLEWRPGSTGQILSDLDVTTQKEGRWRRINTLAHYNVRDNATVVLSRVQHTQQSYDQNHDNHEERNALLEDDKVFHLVRPADELDEMKSKRGSIKDKSMTKAITEIYLTRLLSVKGTLQQFVDDFFRSVLCSGISVPPAVKYFFDFLDEQALRHENVDEETIHIWKTNSLPLRFWVNILKNPHFIFDVHVSEVVDASLSVIAQTFMDACTKTEHKLSRDSPSNKLLYAKEISTYKRMVDEYYKGVRQMVSVSDQEMNTHLAEVSREHTDKLNTQVALHQLYRYASKYYDGIIMSLDEDPAAQSKQLTLRLQQIAAALENKVTDL